A region of the Stieleria neptunia genome:
AGCGACGCATAGTTCGGCCGGGCATCGGGATCGGCCTTTTGCAATGCTTGCAGCTTGGTTTCGGCGGCCGACTTCTGGTCTTTCGCCGATTTTAATTTCTTCGCATCGGCGGCGTCGGCAACGATCCGGTAGTCCGCGTCGGCAATTTTCGCCTGCAACTGTTTTGACGCTGCGGTCCTGGCCCGGCTGTCGGTTTCAGCCGGTGATGGCGAGGCGACATAACGAGCGTTGTCGGCGGCAATCGTCGCGTGCACCGATTCCAAAGCCGCGTTGGCCGCTGTCAATTTTAATTCCGCGGCGATCACCGCATTTTCCGGGTCGACCGATGGTGTGACTTGGTTTCCCGCTGCGGTCAGTTGGGTGTCCGACGACAATGCTTTGATCGTGATCTGGTCAAAGGCAACGGTTGCATCAAAACCGCTCAAGCTGAAGAAACCGTCGCTGCGATCGGGAAGTTGATAGGCGACGACAAATTGATCATCCAACCAAACGTTGACCAACGTGTCTCGGACTGCGATTCGCAGGTGGTAACGCCGGCCGACCTTGATCGGCATTGCCTTGCGGCCGTCGGGTGGATACGTGTTGTTCCCGCCGCGCGTGTATGCCACCTGGACTTTGGGGCCGGGTTCGTGGGCACTGGTGTAGACGTAATTCGCATCCTTGCCGTCTTCGGATTGGTCGAATCGAAACGTCACCGACTTGTACGTGGAACCACCGGTTGTGGTGTAATCGCAGTCGACTTCGAAATCACGCGGAAGCGACGGTACCAGTCGTGCCATCTGCGGCTGACGTGTCGCTGTTGTTTGGTGCAAGGCACCCTCGCGGTACTGCCATCCGTCCCCGATCAGTTGCCACACTTCGGGTGCGGGCTCATCAAAGGTATCGGTGACCGCCCAGGACGAATGGTCCACCGCAGACGCACTCGACTCTGTCGCCGGTTGCTCGGCCAGGCGTGTCTTGGCCGTCGCTAGTTCCCGCCGGGCGGATTCAACTTCGGATTCGGCTTTCCGGATCGCCGCGTTTTGGACGTGCGTTCGGGTGCCGGGGGCGAACGCGGCCGGAGGCAATTTGACCGGCTCGATCGGAGCCGCAAAATCGGCCAGGATGGCGGGCACACCGGGGCTGACGGGGTTTTCCTTGTCCGGGTTCATCGGGTCGCCACGCAGGTGCACGAACGTCGGCCGATCCACCGAATCGTCAAACACCCGCGGCAGCCCGTCTTTTTCGAAATCTGTCACGCCCGGGATCGGATCCAAGCGAACTTGGTGCGGTTCAAAGATCGCCCGAAATCGGTAGTAATCCAGCTGCGAAATCGGATCATACTTGTGATCGTGGCACTTGGCACAATTCAACGTCAGCCCCAGAAACGCTTTGCCGGTGTGTTCGATCGTGCCGTCCAACCAAGTCGTCCGGTTGAACAGGTAGTAGTTTCTGGCCAAGTAGCCGGTCCCGGCGATCGCTTCGGGATCGGTGGGCGCCAATTCGTCACCGGCCAACATTTCCGAGACCATTTGGTCATAACCCTTGTCATCATTGAGCGAACGGACGATCCAATCGCGCCAATGCCAGATGTGTTTTTGGCTGTAGCGAATCTGTTGGCCCAAACCGTACCAATCGCTGTACCGCCAAACGTCCATCCAGTGGCGTGCCCAACGTTCACCGTGTTCGTGGCGGGCCAACAGGTCGTCGACGATTTGTTCCCAGGGACGCTTGTCTCGCAGTTGCTCGGTCGTGGGCGGCAATCCGATCAGATCCAAGTACAGCCGCCGAATGATCATTGATCGATCGGCCGGGCCGACGGGGCGGACATTGCCGGCGACGCGTTTGGCGGCCAGCAATGCATCGACCGGGTGATCCGCTTGGCCAGACGACTCGGGCAGCGTCGGCCGCGTGATCGGTTGAAACGCCCAATGCTCGGTCGGCGCCGGGGGCGGTGTTTCCTCGGGCGCTCGGGCGCCTTGCTCGATCCAACGTCGCAGCAATTCGATCTGGTCGGGTTGCAACGCGGCACCGTCTTCGGCCGGTGGCATGCGTTCGTCTTCGTCGGCGGTGATTCGCACCAGCATTTCGCTGGCATTCGGATCCCCCGGAATCAGGGCATCGCCGTCGATCATCAGCGATCGCGTTTCCAGCCGCAGGCCGGATTCTTGTTTGAGCACGCCGTGACAGGAGTAGCACTTCTCGCTGAGCAGCGGTTTGATCTGGGTCAGATAATCCACCTCGTCGGTGGCGATCGCAGCCGATGGTGCCGGGGCTGCGAACACAAGGAACGCGACGATTTTGGGGAGGGAGATTGGACGCACGGGGAGACGCATCGGTTGGAGGTGGGACTGGATAGTCTAACCGATCCGGCGGACACGTGTTGTGTATTCGTGCCAACGATGGAAGCATCGGCTCAAGGGACCGTCCAGCTTAGGACGACCGCTTTTTCGAGTACGATGGCCCTTCCGGGCCGTCGCCCGTGGGGCTCTGCGCGACGACCTGGAAAGGACGTCGTACAACGGTCCGCCGACCACTTCTCACCTAGTCGATCAGATCGTTCGGATTTGTCGCGTTTCGCAGCAGCTTAAGACGACCGCTTTTTCGAGTACGATGGCCCTTCCGGGCCGTCGCTCGTGGGGCTCTGCGCGACGACCTGGAAAGGACGTCGTACAACGGTCCGCTGACCACCTTTCACCTAGTCGATCAGATCGTTCGGATTTGTCGCGTTTCGCAGCAGCTTAAGACGATCGCTTTTCAGATGTACGATGCCCCCTTCCGGGCCGTCGCCCATGGGGCTCTGCGCGACGACCTGGAAAGGACGTCGTACAACGGTCCGCCGACCGCATCACACTCAATCGACGAGATCATGAGGGTTCCTCGCGATTCGCGTCGTTCCTAAGCTGGACGGTCCCGTAAGCCTAGACACCAACAAGATTAGCAACCTCGCGCGGCATCGGCTAACATACGCGCATGAACCCTAACGAAATTCGCAAATCACTTCGTCGTGACTTCCTGCGGTCTGCCGGTGGCGGAGCCGGGATGATCGCGCTGGCTTCGCTGCTATCCGGTGACGGCATTGCGGGAAACCTGGACGGCTCGATTCGTCAGCCCCACTTTCGTCCGCGTGCCAAGCGGATGATCTGGCTGTTCATGCATGGAGGTCCCAGCCAGGTCGATCTGTTTGACCCCAAGCCGGATCTGGTCAAGTACGCCGGACAGCCGCTTCCGGACAGTTTTGGATCGGTGATGACACGTCGCAAGGTCGCCAGCAATCCATTGCTCGGCCCGGTCCGCCCGTTCCGGCCGCGTGGCCAATCGGGGCTGCCGATCTCTGACTTTCTGCCGCATCTGTCCACCGTCGCCGACGACTTGTGTGTGATCCGGTCGCTGCACGGGGACAGCGTCAATCATCCGCAGTCGGTGTATCAGATGAACACCGGCAGCATCTTGATGGGGCATCCGAGTTTCGGTAGCTGGCTGGCCTACGGATTGGGCAGCGAAAACGAGGACATGCCGGCCTTTGTCGTGTTGCCCGACCCCGGCGGCGGACTCAAGGGTGGGCCGTCGGCCTGGGGCAATGGCTATCTGCCGGCGACCTACCAAGGGACGACGATGCGTCCGGGGAAAACGCCGATCCTCAACCTGGCGCCGCCGAGCGGTGTTTCGGATCTCCGTCAGCGTTCGACTCTGGACTTCATTCAGCAACTCAATCAAAACCATTTGGTCGGGCGCGAACAGGACGACGACTTGGCCGCCCGGATCGATGCCTATGAGCTGGCGTTTCGGATGCAATCGGCCGCACCCGAAGCCGTTGATTTTTCGCAGGAGACGGCCGCAACGCTTTCGATGTACGGGATCGATGACAAGACCACACGTGACTTTGGCGAGCGTTGCTTGCTGGCCAGACGAATGATCCAGCGCGGTGTCCGGATGGTCCAGGTCTATTCGGGGGACACCAACGGTTGGGATGCGCACCAAGACGTCGACAAGAACCATAGCGAGTACTGCGCTAAAACGGACAAACCGGTCACCGCACTGCTCAAAGACCTGAAGCGATCGGGATTGCTCGATGACACCTTGGTCGTCTGGTGCGGCGAGTTCGGACGCATGCCGATGAGCGAACAAGGCAAGGGACGCGATCACAATCCGTGGGGATACTGTGGATGGATCGCCGGGGCCGGCATCAGCGGTGGGCGTGCCTATGGCGCGACCGACGAAGTCGGGTTGCGGGCGGCCGAAGACCGGGTGCATGTCAACGAATTCCACGCCACCTTGCTCCATCTGATGGGACTCGATCACCGCGACCTGACGTATTTCCATAACGGACTGGACGAGCGATTGACCGGCCCCAGTGAAATCGACATCGTCGAGGGACTGCTCACATGAGACGAATGACTCTGCTGTTGGCTTTGTTGGCCATCTTCCTGCTGCTCCCGTGGCCCTCGACCGCCGGGGCGGACGACGCCGAAATCGAAGAAGACGAAATCTCGGACTTCGATCGCGATCATTGGGCCTATGAACCGATCGCGCGACCCGCCGTGCCCGCGGTGGCGCAAACCGATTGGCCGCGGACGGGGATCGACCGGTTCATTCTGGCGCGACTGGAAAAGGAGTCGCTTCAACCCGCGCCGCCTGCCGATCGGCCCAGCTTGATTCGCAGGCTGTGCTGGGACCTGACCGGTTTGCCGCCCACGGTGGATCAAGTCCAACAGTTTGTGACTGACGAGCGGCCCGATGCCTACTCGCGCCTGGTCGATTCGCTGCTCGCGTCACCCGAATTCGGAAAACGCTGGGGACAATTCTGGTTGGACCTGGCACGCTACGCGGACACCGACGGGTATGAACACGACAAAATCCGTGACCAAGCGTGGAAGTATCGCGATTGGGTGATCGATGCGATCAACCGCGACCTGCCCTATGACACGTTCATCCGCTGGCAGCTTGCCGGCGACCACGCGGAATCCGCCGGCGACCCAGCCACACGCCAGCAAGCCACACTGGCGACGGCGTTTTGTTTATCGGGGCCCGACATGCCCGACATCAACTCGATGGACGAACGACGCCATGTCTTGCTCAATGAAATCACGTCGACCGTCGGGGCGGTGTTGCTGGGCTTGCAATTCGGCTGCGCCCAGTGCCATGACCACAAGTACGACGCGATCAGCCAGGCGGACTTTTATCGGCTGCGGGCGTTCTTTGATTCTTCGATCCGACTGGAACAGAACAAGTCGGTCAGCGTGTTGACGTCCCATCGCGATTACCCGCAAACTCATCTGATGATTCGCGGTGATTGGCGCCGTCCGGGCGCCCCGCTGAAACCGGCATTTCCCCGGGTCATCAACGATACGAATGCGGTCCCGTCGCCCGACGTTTCGCCACGGGCCGAGTTGGCGGATTGGATGACCGATCGCGCCAACCCCCTGACGGCCCGCGTGATCGTCAATCGAATCTGGCAACAACATTTCGGCACCGGTCTGACGGCGACACCCAGTGACTTCGGCGTGATGGGAGACAGCCCGACGCACCCCGAGTTGCTCGACTACCTGTCCGATGAACTGATGCGGGAAGACTGGAGCACCAAGCGAATTCATCGCATGATCGTGATGTCCAGCGTTTATCAAGTGTCCGGCACGCGTCCCAAAGAAGGCTCCTCTCGCGGGGCTTGGGATCATGCGTTGGCGGCCGATCCCGAGAACCAACTGCTGAGTCGTTTCCCTCGTCGACGCTTGGATGCCGAAGCGATCCGAGACGGATTGCTGGCCGTCAGTGACTCGCTGAATCACGAGATGGGCGGCCCCGGCGTGCGGCCCGCCCTGCCGGCGGAAATGGTCAAGACGCTGAAATCGGGACAGTGGAAAGAAACACCCTCCAAGGCCGACCATGATCGTCGCAGTATCTACATTTTCGCCAGACGGAATTTGCGATTTCCTTTCTTCGCGACGTTTGATCGCCCCACCGCCGATCAGCCTTGCGCACGCAGGAATCAATCCACCACCGCCATCCAGTCGCTCGTGCTGCTCAATTCCGCTTTTGTGATGAAGACGTCGCAGCGATTGGCCGATGTCGTGTCCGCTGGCGAAACCGACGTCCACGCTCAGGTCGAATCGCTCTACCTGAGACTCTATTCGCGACACCCCGACGCCGACGAAGTGACGGCCGCGACGGAATTTTTGGCCAGCGGTGCATCGCTGCGGGACCTCTGCCGGGCGATGCTGAACTCAAATGAGTTCTTGTACGTGGATTGACGCGCAAGTGCGCTGGACTCTCTCGCTGCCAAGGCGGTGCGCTACGCCCGATTCACCCCGATTTTGAGATCCAGCGACATGCGATCGGCCCGGTCGACCTTCATCGTCCTCCTCCTGCTGTTGACCTGCGTTCCTGCCGCGGCGCACGACTACTTTGCGATCAAGGTCGTGGACCAGCAGACCGGACGTGGGGTGCCGATGGTTGAATTAAAAACCGTCAATCACGTCCGCTACTACACCGATTCGGCGGGCGTTGTGGCGTTCGATGAACCGGGATTGATGAACCAGACCGTCTACTTTCACGTTTGGAGTCACGGCTACGAGTTTCCCGAAGACGGTTTCGGCTATCGCGGTACACGATTGGATGTCCGGCCCGGCGGCATGGCGACGCTGAAGATCAAACGGTTGAACATCGCCCGGCGGCTCTATCGCATCACCGGCGCGGGCATCTATCGCGATAGCGTGCTGGTCGGTCATCCCACGCCGATCAAACAACCGGTCTTGAACGGTCAAGTGTTCGGATCGGACAGCGTCGTCAACGCCGTCTACAAAGGGAAACTGCATTGGTTTTGGGGAGACACCCATCGGCCTTCTTATCCGTTGGGCAATTTTGATGTGCCCGGTGCGGTGTCCCAATTGCCACGCGACGGTGGGCTGGATCCGGAAATCGGCGTCGATCTGGAATACTTTGTCGATCGAAACGGATTTGCAAAACCGATGGCCAAGCTTGCTGGAGCAGGGCCGACATGGATCAACGGCTTGGTCACACTCGACGGGGGTACGGACCGTGCCCGGATGTTTGCGGCCTACGTCAAGATCAAGCCACCGCTGACGGTGTATGAACGTGGGCTGGCCGAGTTCAACGATCAAACCCATCGGTTTGAGAAGCTGGAGTCGATTGCGATCGATGCGCCATTGTTTCCCGGCGGACACCCCATCACGCATCAAGACGAGGGGATTCAGTACGTGTACTTCGGTGACCCGTTCCCGTTGGTCCGTGTCCCGGCGACCGCCGAGGCGCTGCGTGACCTGTCGCGGTATGAAGCGTACACTTGT
Encoded here:
- a CDS encoding DUF1549 and DUF1553 domain-containing protein; its protein translation is MRRMTLLLALLAIFLLLPWPSTAGADDAEIEEDEISDFDRDHWAYEPIARPAVPAVAQTDWPRTGIDRFILARLEKESLQPAPPADRPSLIRRLCWDLTGLPPTVDQVQQFVTDERPDAYSRLVDSLLASPEFGKRWGQFWLDLARYADTDGYEHDKIRDQAWKYRDWVIDAINRDLPYDTFIRWQLAGDHAESAGDPATRQQATLATAFCLSGPDMPDINSMDERRHVLLNEITSTVGAVLLGLQFGCAQCHDHKYDAISQADFYRLRAFFDSSIRLEQNKSVSVLTSHRDYPQTHLMIRGDWRRPGAPLKPAFPRVINDTNAVPSPDVSPRAELADWMTDRANPLTARVIVNRIWQQHFGTGLTATPSDFGVMGDSPTHPELLDYLSDELMREDWSTKRIHRMIVMSSVYQVSGTRPKEGSSRGAWDHALAADPENQLLSRFPRRRLDAEAIRDGLLAVSDSLNHEMGGPGVRPALPAEMVKTLKSGQWKETPSKADHDRRSIYIFARRNLRFPFFATFDRPTADQPCARRNQSTTAIQSLVLLNSAFVMKTSQRLADVVSAGETDVHAQVESLYLRLYSRHPDADEVTAATEFLASGASLRDLCRAMLNSNEFLYVD
- a CDS encoding DUF1553 domain-containing protein, encoding MRPISLPKIVAFLVFAAPAPSAAIATDEVDYLTQIKPLLSEKCYSCHGVLKQESGLRLETRSLMIDGDALIPGDPNASEMLVRITADEDERMPPAEDGAALQPDQIELLRRWIEQGARAPEETPPPAPTEHWAFQPITRPTLPESSGQADHPVDALLAAKRVAGNVRPVGPADRSMIIRRLYLDLIGLPPTTEQLRDKRPWEQIVDDLLARHEHGERWARHWMDVWRYSDWYGLGQQIRYSQKHIWHWRDWIVRSLNDDKGYDQMVSEMLAGDELAPTDPEAIAGTGYLARNYYLFNRTTWLDGTIEHTGKAFLGLTLNCAKCHDHKYDPISQLDYYRFRAIFEPHQVRLDPIPGVTDFEKDGLPRVFDDSVDRPTFVHLRGDPMNPDKENPVSPGVPAILADFAAPIEPVKLPPAAFAPGTRTHVQNAAIRKAESEVESARRELATAKTRLAEQPATESSASAVDHSSWAVTDTFDEPAPEVWQLIGDGWQYREGALHQTTATRQPQMARLVPSLPRDFEVDCDYTTTGGSTYKSVTFRFDQSEDGKDANYVYTSAHEPGPKVQVAYTRGGNNTYPPDGRKAMPIKVGRRYHLRIAVRDTLVNVWLDDQFVVAYQLPDRSDGFFSLSGFDATVAFDQITIKALSSDTQLTAAGNQVTPSVDPENAVIAAELKLTAANAALESVHATIAADNARYVASPSPAETDSRARTAASKQLQAKIADADYRIVADAADAKKLKSAKDQKSAAETKLQALQKADPDARPNYASLRGSKKALETPEHKEPDYPAVYPSVSTGRRLALAEWITSRQNPLTARVAVNHVWMRHFGTPLVESVFDFGLRAEKPLHAELLDFLAAEFMQSGWSFKHLHRMIVTSDAYRLSSSTLTADPQTRAVDPTNRYYWRANSKRMESQLVRDSLLSLGGKLDPKMEGPSVDPGPTATRRSVYLKHSRDQQDKFLTMFDDADILQCYRRSESIVPQQALALSNSKLAIEMASQIASRIAGGVKTDAPSDFINELFFQLLCREPTDAERMECTAFWDAMSELPEMQSRDAADRETVIRSRLTQAILNHNDFVTIR
- a CDS encoding DUF1501 domain-containing protein, with product MNPNEIRKSLRRDFLRSAGGGAGMIALASLLSGDGIAGNLDGSIRQPHFRPRAKRMIWLFMHGGPSQVDLFDPKPDLVKYAGQPLPDSFGSVMTRRKVASNPLLGPVRPFRPRGQSGLPISDFLPHLSTVADDLCVIRSLHGDSVNHPQSVYQMNTGSILMGHPSFGSWLAYGLGSENEDMPAFVVLPDPGGGLKGGPSAWGNGYLPATYQGTTMRPGKTPILNLAPPSGVSDLRQRSTLDFIQQLNQNHLVGREQDDDLAARIDAYELAFRMQSAAPEAVDFSQETAATLSMYGIDDKTTRDFGERCLLARRMIQRGVRMVQVYSGDTNGWDAHQDVDKNHSEYCAKTDKPVTALLKDLKRSGLLDDTLVVWCGEFGRMPMSEQGKGRDHNPWGYCGWIAGAGISGGRAYGATDEVGLRAAEDRVHVNEFHATLLHLMGLDHRDLTYFHNGLDERLTGPSEIDIVEGLLT